The following proteins are co-located in the Branchiostoma lanceolatum isolate klBraLanc5 chromosome 16, klBraLanc5.hap2, whole genome shotgun sequence genome:
- the LOC136421568 gene encoding SLIT and NTRK-like protein 2 isoform X2: protein MTVQMKRLLVLALIVLKESGPADACADRCDDYACPCSGLGFSRVPQFLPTHVARLDLTSNAITTVNPPDFARYYNLQALDLRTNHISTINSRAFYNLSSLTSLHLAANRLASLRADMFIGLDSLEYMDLRFNSIQNVESPTFNNTPLLNTLMFSNNRIISVPADMFGLDMSVLQVLDLSHNQINAFPVEGFGNLSISALSDLQMEYNRIKTLPLAAFDILASLRYVSIDQNPWQCDCRMLPFKERLTGFYTFEYTITCASPANLQGKSLLHDVNPEDLICGEEAATGSPDDVTPETLNTQRPHEAADVVVTAHWLGVADTPPPPAPAATTPPRNSHGQPGRTEGYTGASSGGFPVQVFLTGFLPGILLGVLLASAVFVPLWCCYRRGKSAGSVPDRGAVFSNIDTTATVTAICPDQRGGHAFIIEKS from the exons ATGACCGTCCAAATGAAGAGGTTGCTGGTTCTTGCACTGATCGTCCTGAAGGAGTCCGGACCAGCCGATGCCTGTGCGGACAGGTGCGATGACTACGCGTGTCCGTGCTCCGGGCTGGGGTTCAGCAGAGTCCCGCAGTTCCTCCCGACTCACGTCGCCCGGCTGGACCTGACCAGTAACGCCATCACGACAGTAAACCCGCCCGACTTCGCAAG GTACTACAACCTGCAAGCCCTAGATCTCCGGACCAACCACATCTCCACAATCAACAGCCGAGCGTTCTACAACCTCAGCAGCCTCACATCGCTACACCTGGCCGCCAACCGGCTAGCCAGTCTCCGAGCCGACATGTTTATTGGCCTGGACAGTCTGGAGTACATGGATCTGCGCTTCAACAGCATCCAGAACGTGGAGTCTCCCACCTTCAACAACACTCCGCTGCTCAATACACTGATGTTCTCCAACAACAGGATCATCAGCGTTCCAGCGGACATGTTTGGACTGGATATGTCTGTTCTGCAG gTACTGGATCTGTCGCACAACCAAATCAACGCCTTTCCCGTCGAGGGTTTTGGAAATCTGAGCATTTCAGCGCTATCTGATCTTCAG ATGGAATATAACCGAATCAAAACCCTCCCGCTCGCGGCGTTTGACATCCTGGCCTCCTTGCGGTACGTTTCCATTGACCAGAACCCCTGGCAGTGCGACTGCAGGATGCTCCCCTTCAAGGAAAGACTGACAGGTTTCTACACGTTTGAGTATACCATCACCTGCGCCAGCCCTGCTAACCTGCAAGGTAAGAGCTTGCTGCACGATGTGAACCCTGAAGATCTGATCTGTGGGGAGGAGGCAGCAACAGGCTCCCCGGATGATGTTACCCCGGAGACGCTGAACACGCAGAGACCTCACGAAGCTGCTGACGTTGTCGTGACTGCTCACTGGCTGGGAGTGGCGGACACCCCGCCGCCACCGGCCCCTGCTGCAACAACTCCTCCCCGCAACTCTCACGGTCAGCCGGGCAGGACGGAGGGCTACACCGGGGCTTCTTCTGGCGGGTTCCCCGTGCAG GTGTTCCTGACCGGATTCCTGCCCGGAATATTGCTCGGGGTCCTCCTCGCCTCCGCCGTGTTTGTTCCCCTCTGGTGCTGCTACAGGAGGGGGAAGAGTGCCGGGTCTGTACCCGACCGCGGCGCCGTGTTCAGCAACATCGACACCACAGCTACGGTCACAGCTATCTGTCCGGACCAGCGAGGGGGACATGCCTTTATCATAGAAAAATCATAA
- the LOC136421568 gene encoding reticulon-4 receptor-like 2 isoform X1 has translation MITLGFTRRSKSLSDSMTVQMKRLLVLALIVLKESGPADACADRCDDYACPCSGLGFSRVPQFLPTHVARLDLTSNAITTVNPPDFARYYNLQALDLRTNHISTINSRAFYNLSSLTSLHLAANRLASLRADMFIGLDSLEYMDLRFNSIQNVESPTFNNTPLLNTLMFSNNRIISVPADMFGLDMSVLQVLDLSHNQINAFPVEGFGNLSISALSDLQMEYNRIKTLPLAAFDILASLRYVSIDQNPWQCDCRMLPFKERLTGFYTFEYTITCASPANLQGKSLLHDVNPEDLICGEEAATGSPDDVTPETLNTQRPHEAADVVVTAHWLGVADTPPPPAPAATTPPRNSHGQPGRTEGYTGASSGGFPVQVFLTGFLPGILLGVLLASAVFVPLWCCYRRGKSAGSVPDRGAVFSNIDTTATVTAICPDQRGGHAFIIEKS, from the exons ATGATCACCTTAGGATTCACAAGAAGATCCAAGTCTCTCT CGGACAGCATGACCGTCCAAATGAAGAGGTTGCTGGTTCTTGCACTGATCGTCCTGAAGGAGTCCGGACCAGCCGATGCCTGTGCGGACAGGTGCGATGACTACGCGTGTCCGTGCTCCGGGCTGGGGTTCAGCAGAGTCCCGCAGTTCCTCCCGACTCACGTCGCCCGGCTGGACCTGACCAGTAACGCCATCACGACAGTAAACCCGCCCGACTTCGCAAG GTACTACAACCTGCAAGCCCTAGATCTCCGGACCAACCACATCTCCACAATCAACAGCCGAGCGTTCTACAACCTCAGCAGCCTCACATCGCTACACCTGGCCGCCAACCGGCTAGCCAGTCTCCGAGCCGACATGTTTATTGGCCTGGACAGTCTGGAGTACATGGATCTGCGCTTCAACAGCATCCAGAACGTGGAGTCTCCCACCTTCAACAACACTCCGCTGCTCAATACACTGATGTTCTCCAACAACAGGATCATCAGCGTTCCAGCGGACATGTTTGGACTGGATATGTCTGTTCTGCAG gTACTGGATCTGTCGCACAACCAAATCAACGCCTTTCCCGTCGAGGGTTTTGGAAATCTGAGCATTTCAGCGCTATCTGATCTTCAG ATGGAATATAACCGAATCAAAACCCTCCCGCTCGCGGCGTTTGACATCCTGGCCTCCTTGCGGTACGTTTCCATTGACCAGAACCCCTGGCAGTGCGACTGCAGGATGCTCCCCTTCAAGGAAAGACTGACAGGTTTCTACACGTTTGAGTATACCATCACCTGCGCCAGCCCTGCTAACCTGCAAGGTAAGAGCTTGCTGCACGATGTGAACCCTGAAGATCTGATCTGTGGGGAGGAGGCAGCAACAGGCTCCCCGGATGATGTTACCCCGGAGACGCTGAACACGCAGAGACCTCACGAAGCTGCTGACGTTGTCGTGACTGCTCACTGGCTGGGAGTGGCGGACACCCCGCCGCCACCGGCCCCTGCTGCAACAACTCCTCCCCGCAACTCTCACGGTCAGCCGGGCAGGACGGAGGGCTACACCGGGGCTTCTTCTGGCGGGTTCCCCGTGCAG GTGTTCCTGACCGGATTCCTGCCCGGAATATTGCTCGGGGTCCTCCTCGCCTCCGCCGTGTTTGTTCCCCTCTGGTGCTGCTACAGGAGGGGGAAGAGTGCCGGGTCTGTACCCGACCGCGGCGCCGTGTTCAGCAACATCGACACCACAGCTACGGTCACAGCTATCTGTCCGGACCAGCGAGGGGGACATGCCTTTATCATAGAAAAATCATAA